In Bermanella sp. WJH001, the genomic stretch GTTGTTAATGGCCGATGCATTGCGTCGTTCTTCTGCAGGTCGTGTGACGGCTGTTATTCCTTATTATGGTTATGCTCGCCAAGATCGTCGTGTACGCTCTGCTCGTGTGCCTATTTCTGCAAAAGTAGTGGCTGATATGCTACAAACTGCGGGTGTTGACCGTGTATTAACGGTTGATCTTCATGCAGACCAAATTCAAGGCTTCTTCAATATCCCAATGGACAACATCTACGGTTCACCGATTTTATTAGATGACATTGAAAAGCAAAACTATGACAACCTAATGGTTGTCTCTCCTGACGTAGGTGGCGTAGTACGTGCCCGTGCGATTGCTAAGCAATTAAACGATGCAGACCTTGCCATCATCGACAAACGTCGTCCACAAGCCAACGAAGCGCAAGTTATGCACATTATTGGTGACGTAACCGACCGCACCTGTGTATTGGTTGACGATATGGTCGATACCGCAGGGACGTTATGTAAAGCAGCCGATGCACTTAAGCAATTTGGTGCAAAAAAGGTTGTCGCTTACTGTACACATCCTGTACTATCCGGCGCCGCGATACAGAACATAATGAATTCTCAGTTGGATGAATTAGTGGTAACTGACACGATTCCTCTAACCAAAGAAGCCAAGGCATGTGGGCAAATTCGCCAACTAACCTTAGCGGGCTTGTTAGCCGAGTCGATTCGACGCGTTAACAACGAAGAATCCATCAGTGCGATGTTCCGTTAATTCAGAACAACGTATTTGATTGAGCTTAAAGTTTACTTTAAGCAAAGGGCTCTAACTCTGGTCGCGGGGTTAGGGCTAATTTTATTTATAAAGGGTAATAAACCATGGCAAATTACGAATTGAAAGCCGAACTTCGCGAATTGAAAGGTACGGGTGCGAGCCGCCGCCTTCGTCGTGAAGCGGGCAAAACTCCTGGCATCGTTTACGGTGGCGATAAAGAACCAACTCAGGTTACTTTAGAACTTAAAGAACTAAACAAAGCGTTCGAAGATGAAGGTTTTTTCAGCCACATCATCAAGCTAAACGTTGCTGGCACAACTGAAACTGTACTTGTAAAAGACGTTCAGCGTCACGCTTACAAGCCTGTTGTTCTTCACGTTGACTTCCAACGCGTATCTAACAGCACCGTAATCAAGCAGCACATCCCTCTACACTTCATCAACGAAGAAGCTTGTAAAGGCGTTAAGCTACAAGGCGGTAAAGTTACTCACACTGTTAACGACGTAATGGTTATCTGTGAAGCGAGCAACCTTCCTGAGTTCATCGAAGTAGATCTTAAAGATGTTGAAGTAGGCACCACTCTTCACCTTTCTGACCTTAAACTTCCAGCGGGTGTTGAGATCCTTGAGTTAACTCACGGTTCTGACCACGATTCTGCTGTTGTTTCTGTTGACGTACCTAAAGGTGCTTCTGCAGCTGATGAAGATGACGCAGCTGAAGAAGCTGCTGCAGAGTAATCCATTAAATAAGGCACTCGCGTGAAGGATAACATTCGTCTAATTGTGGGCTTGGGTAATCCCGGTTCAGAATATGAGAATACGCGTCATAACGCAGGTGCTTGGTTACTCGACGAGATTGCACGCCAATATGGCGTGCAACTCAAACCTGAAAAAAAATTCCACGGTCTATGT encodes the following:
- a CDS encoding ribose-phosphate pyrophosphokinase is translated as MSKLMVFTGNANPELARLIVERLDLPLGEATCGQFSDGEITIDIQENVRGKDVFIIQPTCVPTNDNLMEVLLMADALRRSSAGRVTAVIPYYGYARQDRRVRSARVPISAKVVADMLQTAGVDRVLTVDLHADQIQGFFNIPMDNIYGSPILLDDIEKQNYDNLMVVSPDVGGVVRARAIAKQLNDADLAIIDKRRPQANEAQVMHIIGDVTDRTCVLVDDMVDTAGTLCKAADALKQFGAKKVVAYCTHPVLSGAAIQNIMNSQLDELVVTDTIPLTKEAKACGQIRQLTLAGLLAESIRRVNNEESISAMFR
- a CDS encoding 50S ribosomal protein L25/general stress protein Ctc, giving the protein MANYELKAELRELKGTGASRRLRREAGKTPGIVYGGDKEPTQVTLELKELNKAFEDEGFFSHIIKLNVAGTTETVLVKDVQRHAYKPVVLHVDFQRVSNSTVIKQHIPLHFINEEACKGVKLQGGKVTHTVNDVMVICEASNLPEFIEVDLKDVEVGTTLHLSDLKLPAGVEILELTHGSDHDSAVVSVDVPKGASAADEDDAAEEAAAE